Proteins encoded by one window of Verrucomicrobiia bacterium:
- a CDS encoding glycosyltransferase family 4 protein, whose translation MRVLHLITRLIIGGAQENTLASVLGLRTRHGLDARLLSGPTSGPEGSLEPAAQAVPNLLTVLPSLVRPIHPVLDPIALLALARHFRSTQPHIVHTHSGKAGFLGRLASRLARVPVVVHTLHGPSFGPFQGRIPNLLLRAAERLAGRLTTHFVTVADAMTRQYLAAGIGIPSQYTRIVSGFDLQPFLSAQPDPALRARLGLDPDHFVVGKIARLFALKGHDDLIAAAPDLIREIPRLRFLLVGDGSHRARLQTAIDRLGLAPYFIFTGLVPPSQIPALLGVMDILVHLSLREGLARALPQALAAGRPVVAYDCDGAPEVCLPNQTGHLVPPGRLDLLRAAIRRLASDPDHRATLGRQGRDLVRDVFPVERMIDDLHALYLRLLPGQP comes from the coding sequence ATGCGCGTCCTCCACCTCATCACCCGCCTGATCATCGGAGGCGCCCAGGAAAACACCCTCGCTTCCGTCCTCGGCCTCCGCACCCGCCACGGCCTGGACGCCCGCCTCCTCTCCGGACCCACCTCCGGCCCCGAAGGTTCCCTCGAACCCGCCGCCCAAGCCGTCCCCAATCTCCTCACCGTCCTTCCCTCCCTCGTCCGCCCCATCCATCCCGTCCTCGATCCCATCGCCCTCCTCGCCCTCGCCCGCCACTTCCGTTCCACCCAGCCCCACATCGTCCATACCCACAGCGGCAAGGCCGGCTTCCTCGGCCGGCTCGCCTCCCGCCTCGCCCGCGTCCCCGTCGTCGTCCACACCCTCCACGGCCCCTCCTTCGGACCCTTCCAGGGCCGCATCCCCAACCTCCTCCTCCGCGCCGCCGAACGCCTCGCCGGCCGCCTTACCACCCACTTCGTCACCGTCGCCGACGCCATGACGCGCCAGTACCTCGCCGCCGGTATCGGCATCCCCTCCCAATACACCCGCATCGTCAGCGGCTTCGATCTCCAACCCTTCCTCTCCGCCCAACCCGACCCCGCTCTCCGCGCCCGCCTCGGCCTTGACCCCGATCACTTCGTCGTCGGAAAAATCGCCCGCCTCTTCGCCCTCAAGGGCCACGACGACCTCATCGCCGCCGCCCCGGATCTGATCCGCGAAATCCCGCGCCTCCGCTTCCTGCTCGTCGGCGACGGTTCCCACCGCGCCCGTCTCCAAACCGCCATCGACCGCCTCGGTCTTGCCCCCTACTTCATCTTCACCGGCCTCGTTCCCCCCTCCCAGATCCCCGCTCTCCTCGGCGTCATGGACATTCTCGTCCACCTGTCCCTCCGCGAGGGCCTCGCCCGCGCCCTCCCCCAGGCCCTCGCCGCCGGCCGCCCCGTGGTCGCCTACGACTGCGACGGCGCCCCCGAAGTCTGTCTCCCCAACCAGACCGGCCACCTTGTTCCCCCCGGACGCCTCGACCTCCTCCGCGCCGCCATCCGCCGGCTCGCCAGCGACCCCGATCACCGTGCCACCCTCGGACGCCAGGGACGCGACCTGGTCCGCGACGTATTCCCCGTCGAGCGGATGATCGACGATCTCCACGCCCTCTACCTCCGTCTCCTCCCCGGCCAGCCGTGA
- a CDS encoding sugar phosphate isomerase/epimerase encodes MNALPRRRFLTQLSLATASLATLHRLSLAATLPRRRFTLDLTPGAIGVSAEPLALLRLAHAHGFESVQPDGAFLARQDQDGLARAIETLQALGLRWGSAGLPVEYRRDEETFRRDLDRLPPVAAALQRAGATRIGTWISPGSNDRPYAENLHLHASRLRAVSRILADHGLRFGLEYVGTPSLRARFQFPFVHNLSQTRELLAAIDVPGTGLILDSWHWWTAGESPEDLAAVRNADVVAVDLNDAPAGIPLAEQQDNRRELPAATGVIPVRGFLRALLTMGYDGPVRAEPFNAPLNQLDNDPACAQTIAALRSAVASVLD; translated from the coding sequence ATGAATGCGCTCCCCCGACGCCGGTTCCTCACCCAACTCTCACTCGCCACCGCGTCCCTGGCCACCCTCCACCGCCTCTCCCTCGCCGCCACCCTGCCCCGCCGACGCTTCACCCTCGATCTCACCCCCGGCGCCATCGGCGTTTCCGCCGAACCCCTCGCCCTCCTTCGCCTCGCCCATGCCCACGGCTTCGAATCCGTTCAGCCCGACGGCGCCTTCCTCGCCCGCCAGGACCAGGACGGTCTCGCCCGGGCGATCGAAACCCTCCAGGCACTCGGCCTCCGCTGGGGCTCCGCCGGCCTTCCCGTCGAATACCGGCGCGACGAGGAAACCTTCCGGCGTGATCTCGACCGCCTGCCCCCCGTCGCCGCCGCCCTTCAACGCGCCGGGGCCACCCGTATCGGCACCTGGATCTCGCCGGGCAGCAACGACCGTCCCTACGCCGAAAACCTCCATCTCCATGCCTCCCGGCTCCGGGCCGTCTCCCGGATCCTCGCCGACCACGGTCTCCGCTTCGGCCTCGAATACGTCGGCACCCCAAGCCTTCGCGCCCGCTTCCAGTTCCCGTTCGTCCACAACCTCTCCCAAACCCGCGAACTCCTCGCCGCCATCGATGTTCCCGGGACCGGCCTCATCCTCGACTCCTGGCACTGGTGGACCGCCGGCGAATCCCCCGAAGACCTCGCCGCCGTCCGCAATGCCGATGTCGTCGCCGTCGATCTCAACGATGCCCCCGCCGGCATCCCCCTCGCCGAACAACAGGACAACCGCCGCGAACTCCCCGCCGCCACCGGCGTCATCCCCGTCCGCGGCTTCCTCCGCGCCCTCCTCACCATGGGCTACGACGGACCCGTCCGCGCCGAGCCCTTCAATGCTCCCCTGAACCAGCTCGATAACGACCCCGCCTGCGCCCAAACCATCGCCGCCCTCCGATCCGCCGTCGCCTCGGTCCTGGATTAA
- the hisH gene encoding imidazole glycerol phosphate synthase subunit HisH — protein MLALIDYGSGNLRSVHKALLQVGAEVRIVRHGDELADARAAVLPGVGAFDDCLRALQAQGFLTVLKDFIAADRPFLGICVGYQALFNRSEEFASTEPGLGILPGPVVRFTPTPDLKIPQIGWNRLHFARADCPLFRGIPDGSHAYFVHGYFPRPADPSVVACWTDYGERFASAIWRGRLFATQFHPEKSQEIGLTLLRNFLDLSR, from the coding sequence GTGCTTGCGTTGATCGACTACGGCTCGGGCAATCTCCGCAGTGTCCATAAGGCCCTCCTTCAGGTCGGCGCCGAGGTCCGCATCGTCCGGCACGGCGACGAACTGGCCGACGCCCGCGCCGCCGTCCTCCCCGGCGTGGGCGCCTTCGACGACTGTCTCCGCGCCCTCCAGGCCCAGGGTTTCCTCACCGTCCTGAAGGACTTCATCGCCGCCGACCGGCCCTTCCTCGGCATCTGCGTGGGATACCAGGCCCTCTTCAATCGCAGCGAGGAGTTCGCCTCCACTGAACCCGGCCTCGGCATCCTACCCGGTCCCGTCGTCCGCTTCACCCCCACCCCCGACCTCAAAATCCCCCAGATCGGCTGGAACCGGCTCCACTTCGCCCGCGCCGACTGCCCCCTGTTCCGCGGCATCCCCGACGGCAGCCACGCCTATTTCGTCCATGGCTACTTCCCCCGCCCAGCCGATCCGTCCGTGGTGGCCTGCTGGACCGATTACGGCGAACGCTTCGCTTCGGCCATCTGGCGCGGACGCCTGTTCGCCACCCAGTTTCACCCGGAGAAAAGCCAGGAGATCGGTCTCACTCTCCTCCGAAACTTCCTCGATCTGAGCCGTTAG
- a CDS encoding DUF2088 domain-containing protein, translating to MSAPHGIAHPDRPVSPAEVAACVARACPLDTFRGRRLLLIVPDLTRTAPIGLLFRALHDHLGDACAALDVMIALGTHQPLSEPAICQRLDLSEAERQSRYRNVRFFNHEWDNDAALQTLGTIPAAEIEHLTGGRFAMDVPVRVNRRLFDYDHILIVGPVFPHEVVGFSGGNKYLFPGVAGPEILNFFHWLGAVVTNPMIIGQARTPVRQVVDRAGAMVPLPKTCFCLVVRPDRSLAGLFAGTPEEAWAAASDLSRDVHITYRDRPFHTILSCAPTMYDELWTGGKCMYKLEPVLADGGELIIYAPHIREISATHGRLLLEIGYHCRDYFLQQWNRFRDYPWGVLAHSCHVHGLGTYHEGIETPRARVTLATAIPPETCRRINLGYRDPASLQPEDFRNREEEGVLLVPRAGEMLFHLKQKPAWAGGA from the coding sequence ATGTCCGCACCCCACGGCATCGCCCACCCCGATCGCCCGGTCTCTCCCGCCGAGGTCGCCGCCTGCGTCGCCCGCGCCTGTCCCCTCGACACCTTCCGCGGACGGCGCCTGCTGCTGATCGTCCCGGACCTCACCCGGACCGCCCCGATTGGTCTCCTTTTTCGGGCCCTTCACGACCACCTCGGGGACGCCTGCGCCGCCCTGGATGTCATGATCGCACTCGGCACCCATCAACCCCTGTCCGAACCCGCCATCTGCCAGCGCCTCGATCTCTCCGAAGCCGAACGCCAATCCCGGTACCGCAACGTCCGTTTCTTCAACCACGAATGGGACAACGACGCCGCCCTCCAGACCCTCGGGACCATTCCCGCGGCTGAAATCGAGCACCTGACCGGTGGCCGGTTCGCCATGGATGTCCCGGTCCGGGTCAACCGGCGGCTCTTCGACTACGACCACATCCTCATCGTCGGCCCGGTGTTCCCCCACGAAGTCGTCGGCTTCTCCGGCGGCAACAAGTACCTCTTCCCTGGCGTCGCCGGCCCCGAAATCCTCAATTTCTTCCATTGGCTCGGCGCCGTGGTGACCAACCCGATGATCATCGGCCAGGCCCGCACCCCGGTCCGGCAGGTGGTCGATCGCGCCGGGGCCATGGTTCCCCTCCCCAAAACCTGCTTCTGCCTCGTGGTCCGCCCCGACCGCTCCCTCGCCGGCCTCTTCGCCGGAACCCCGGAGGAGGCCTGGGCCGCCGCCAGCGACCTCTCCCGCGACGTTCACATCACCTACCGGGACCGCCCCTTCCACACCATCCTCTCCTGCGCCCCGACCATGTACGACGAGCTGTGGACCGGAGGGAAATGCATGTACAAGCTCGAACCGGTCCTCGCCGATGGCGGCGAATTGATCATCTACGCCCCCCACATCCGCGAAATCTCCGCCACCCACGGCCGGCTCCTCCTCGAAATCGGCTACCACTGTCGCGATTATTTTCTCCAGCAATGGAACCGCTTCCGCGACTACCCCTGGGGCGTCCTCGCCCATAGCTGCCATGTCCACGGCCTCGGCACCTACCACGAGGGCATCGAAACCCCTCGCGCCCGCGTCACCCTCGCCACCGCCATCCCCCCCGAAACCTGCCGCCGCATCAACCTCGGCTATCGCGACCCCGCCTCCCTCCAGCCCGAGGACTTCCGCAATCGCGAAGAAGAAGGCGTGCTCCTCGTCCCCCGCGCCGGAGAAATGCTCTTCCACCTGAAACAAAAACCGGCCTGGGCGGGTGGTGCCTGA
- a CDS encoding DUF4870 domain-containing protein — protein MTPITTPALPEKEVRLWSMLCHLAALTGLLIPSFGAVVGPLVFWLVKRNDHPTIDANGKEALNFQLSALIYSWGLGLLGAATLFILVGFLFLFCAFVVSLAALILAIVASIKVSNGETFQYPFTIRFFT, from the coding sequence ATGACCCCCATCACCACGCCAGCCCTGCCCGAAAAGGAGGTGCGACTCTGGAGCATGCTCTGTCACCTCGCCGCACTCACCGGACTCCTCATCCCGTCCTTCGGCGCCGTCGTCGGCCCGCTGGTGTTCTGGCTCGTCAAACGCAACGACCACCCGACCATCGACGCCAACGGCAAGGAAGCCCTCAACTTCCAACTCTCCGCCCTCATCTATTCCTGGGGACTCGGCCTCCTCGGCGCCGCCACCCTGTTCATCCTCGTCGGCTTCCTCTTCCTGTTCTGCGCCTTCGTCGTCAGCCTGGCCGCCCTCATCCTCGCCATCGTCGCCTCCATCAAGGTCAGCAACGGCGAGACCTTCCAATACCCCTTCACCATCCGCTTCTTTACCTGA